The Mucilaginibacter gracilis genomic interval GCCCGATAAAAAAAAATAGGTAAATTTGCTTTAGGGGTTTATAGCGCAGCAATGCATTCATACATCACAAAATTAAGTTTAAAAAATTACATAAACGGAACGCTAAGCCGTACTACCTATTATAATGATGATAAATATAGCTTTAGCCCAGCTAAATTACCATGTTGGCAACTTCGAATCGAATACAAAAAAAATAATAAGCACTATTGAAACGGCCCGGAGCAATGGTGCCGATTTGGTTGTGTTTTCGGAGTTATGTGTTTGCGGGTATCCTGCACGCGATTTTTTTGAGTTTAAAGAGTTTATTGACCTGTGCGAAGATGCCGCCCTGCAAATAGCCGCCGTATGTGCCGATATTGCCTGCATTATTGGTTTACCTACGCCAAACTTACGGCACCAGGGTAAAGATTTATTCAATTCGGCTTATTTTATTGAGAACGGAAAAGTAAAAGCTGTTGTAAACAAGGCACTGCTGCCCAATTATGATGTTTTTGACGAGTACCGATACTTTGAACCCGAAACCAACTTTAGCTGTATTGATTTTAAAGGGCACCGCATAGCACTAACCATTTGCGAAGATTTGTGGAATACCATTGAAAACCCTTTATACATTACCCGGCCAATGGATATGCTGATTGAGCAGCACCCCGATGTGATGATAAATATTGCCGCATCGCCATTTGCCTATAACCACGATACCGAACGGATAGATATTTTGAGCGGCAATTGTACGCAATATAACCTGCCCCTGTTTTATGTTAACCAAGTAGGTGCCCAAACCGAGCTGATATTTGACGGCGGTTCGCTGGTGTTTGATGCCGAAGGAAACATGCTTGACGAACTGCCTTATTTTAAAGAACACGTTTCGTATTATAAACTTGATAAGGGCGAAAACGGCAAGGCAGTTGTAAGCTACCAGCATACCGGCACATTTAAGCCGCACCATACCAGCGATATTGAGCAGATACACCAGGGCCTTTTATTGGGCATCCGCGATTATTTTTACAAATCCGGATTCACGAGGGCAATTTTGGGGCTGTCGGGTGGTATAGATTCGGCTGTGGTGTGTGCATTGGCTGCCGAGGCGCTGGGTGCCGAAAATGTAATGGCAGTATTGCTGCCGTCTAAATTCTCGTCAGATCATTCTATTGGCGATGCCGAAGACCTGGTTAAAAACCTGGGCTGTAAAAGCGAAACCATTGCCATCAAAAACATTACCGATTCGTTTGAAACGGCACTGCACCCACAATTTAACACCCTGCCCTTTAATATTGCCGAAGAGAATATTCAATCGCGCACACGCGGCGTATTGCTCATGGCTATGTGCAATAAGTTTGGTTATATTTTACTCAATACATCTAACAAAAGCGAAGCAGCCGTAGGCTACGGAACCTTGTATGGCGATATGTGCGGCGGTATTTCGGTACTGGGCGATGTTTACAAAACGCAGGTTTACCAATTGGCCAATTACATTAACCGCGATAAAGAGGTTATCCCACTCAACTCAATCGTAAAACCGCCGTCGGCCGAGTTAAGGCCGGGCCAAAAAGATTCGGACTCACTGCCCGATTATGATATTTTAGATACCATTTTAATGGAATACGTTGAGCACCGCAAATCATCATCCGAAATTATTAATATGGGTTATGATGAGCAGGTAGTAAAGCGTGTTATTAAACTGGTAAACACCGCCGAGCATAAACGTTACCAAACGCCGCCTATATTAAGGGTATCGCCAAAAGCATTTGGTATGGGCCGCCGTATGCCTATTGTAGGTAAATATCTGTCGTAAAAAATTAATAAACTGCGTTAACGCTAATGGTTAGGCTAAGGTGGCTAACGCTATCTTTTTTAACCTCTATAGCGTTAATTTCGCCTTTGCCATTAAAGCGGTTGGCGTATAGTTTACCATTATCGGCCACAAAAACCGAGTACTTGCCTACAGGTAGTGCAATGGCATAATAGCCATCGGCATTACTTTGTGCCTTGGTAACCAGGGCGGTTTGTATATTGGTGAAATAACCGCCATTATCTGTTGCTTGTTGGGTTGTGGTGAGGTTGTATATCCAAACGCTGGTTTGCACGGGCTTCCCTTCGCCAATTTTTATCCCCGGCGATGGCATTTGGTTGCCTTTTTTTAAGTAAACCCTGCCACTTATTCCCTGTTTAATTTGTGCAGGTTGCCAGGCAAAAAAGCAGCTTGCAATAATACTGTACAGTACCAATATTTTTTTCATACCTTTCACACTAACGTTTCAATATGGCAGTTATTCCATATAAGCAGCGCATGGTTTATATTTATTTTATATGAGGAAACTTTACCCCCGTATTTTCTTGTTTTTTGTATTTGTTTTACTGAGTAATGTAGCATTGCCACAACAAATACTTACAGATGCATTTAAAGCAAAAGAGCTTGTTGGCCTGTCGGCCAGCTTAAACACAAGCAACGCCGCAAGCCGCAAAAAGGCTTACGATATGGCCCGCAAAAAAGGTTGGATAACCTTTAAAGTAAAGCCCGATGGTACAACCATATCATTACAAGGGGTTGATGCCAGCGGCTTCCCCATTTATTTAACAACCTATAGTAACGTAATAGCAGCAGCAACCACGCGCACCAATACCGTTCAGCCCGGTGGTACATTGGATTTAAATTTAAATGGTTCCAGCGCGGCGTTAGCCAATAAATTAGCCATTTGGGATGCGGGGCTTGTTTACACCAGCCACCAGGAATTTGCCGGTAAAACCATAACCAACCGCGACGGTGCAACATCAATAAGCGACCATAGCAACCATGTGGCTGGCACCATGATAGCCAAGGGCGTTTATGCTCCGGCTAAAGGCATGGCCTTTGGTGCAACCAGTTTAATATCATACGATTATAATAACGATAATACCGAAATGGCCGCTGCGGCATCGGCCCTGCTTGTTTCAAACCACTCGTACGGGTATATTGCCGGCTGGTACTATAATGATACCCAGGCCAGGTGGGAATGGTACGGCCTTCCCGGCGATACCGAAGATTACAAATTTGGCTTTTACGATACCAATACCCGAACTTACGACCAAATAGCCTACAACGCCCCCAAGTATTTAATTGTAATAGCAGCGGGCAATAACCGCGGCGAAACAGGCCCCGCCGTGGGCACAACCTATTATGGTTATGCCAGCCGCACCGATGCTACCATAGTTAACAAAGGGCTGCGCCCGGCAACAATAAGCAGTAACGATGGGTACGACATTATTTCGTTAACGGGTACTGCAAAAAATGTTTTAACGGTTTCGGCAGTAAACCCCTTGCCTAATGGCCCCGCAACCGCTGCCGATGTGCAGGTTGCTTATTTTAGCAGCTTTGGCCCAACAGATGATGGCCGCGTTAAGCCCGATATTTGTGGCGATGGCGTTAATGTTTTATCAACCGGTGTGGGTTCTACCGATGCTTATTTAACCTTATCGGGCACATCAATGGCAACGCCTAACGTGAGTGGGTCGCTTTTTTTATTGCAGGAGTATTATGCACAAAAAAATTCGGGCAATTTTATGCTCTCGTCTACACTAAAGGGTTTGGTTTGCCACACCGCATTGGATGCCGGCAACCCTGGTCCCGATTATATTTATGGATGGGGACTGCTGGATATGAGCAAGGCCGCGCAAGCTATTACCGATAATGGTACCAAAAGTATAGTGAGCGAAAAAACCATAACCCAGGGCCAGGTACAAACCTACAACGTTACAGCATCGGGTGTTGGCCCTTTACGTGCCACCATTGCCTGGACAGACCCCGCCGGTACCGCTACCGCCGCCGGAACCCTTAACAGCCGCACCCCAAAGCTGGTTAACGATTTGGATATCCGCGTAAGCGATGGCACTACAACTTATAAACCCTGGGTATTGAGCCCAACAAACCCATCGGCAAATGCCACAACCGGCGATAACGTGGTTGATAACGTGGAACAGGTTTATATTGCCAATGCTGTGCCGGGTGTAAGTTATACCATTACCGTGAGCCATAAAGGTACTTTAAGCAGCGGCTCGCAAGCCTATTCGCTTATTGTAACCGGTATTGGCGGCTCGGTTTATTGCGCATCGGGGCCAAGCTCAAGTGCCGATTCAAGGATCAATAATTTTACCTTGTCAAATATCAATAACACACCTGCACCGGGTTGCACCACTTATTCGGACTATACGAGCCTTACCGCTACCTTAGAGCAAGGTAAAACTTACCCCCTAAGCTTAACTGTTGGCACATGCGGCGCTAATTTTAATAAAATAGCCAAGGTTTTTATTGACTGGAATGAAAATGGAAACTTTACCGATGCAGGCGAGTTGGTAGCAACATCGGGCGTAATTAATGGCGTAGGCACTTTTAATACTAACATCACAGTGCCCGCTACGGTTGTCCCCGGTAATGTAAGTCTGATGCGGATAGTATTATCAGAAACCAGCGATGCAACAACCATTGCCCCCTGCGGTACATATGCCAAAGGCGAAACGCAGGATTACAAGGTTACATTTACCCAAGCCAGTGTTGATGCGGGCATTACGGCCATTAACACGCCTGCCGCAAGTGGCACATGCCCGGCTAATAACAGCAACGTATCTGTAAAAGTAAAAAACTTTGGTACCTCAACATTAACCAGCATCCCGGTAACGGTAACCATAACATCGGCCCAGGGCGTAGTTACAACATTGAACGAAACCTATACCGGCTCGCTTGCGCCTTTGGCCGACGATGATTTTAATTTAACCGGCACCTTTGCTGCTGCCGGGGGCGCAACTTATACAATAACTGCCACTACAACCCTAGCTGCCGACCCTATTGCAAGCAACAACCAAACCACGGCAACGGCGGTAATTAATAACTCGCCGGTTATTACGGCTTCGTCGGCATCGTTTTGTACCGACGCTAAAACCTATAATTTAAGCGCCACGGGCAGCGGCCAGGTATTTTGGTATAAAAACATTAGCGATGTTGTTCCGTTTACATTTGGCTCAAACGTAATTACCGCGCAAACACCCGTTAACAATACCTTTTACAGTGGCCTTAATGATTTTAGTGCCAACGTTGGCCCCGCTACAAAAAATGTGTTTACCGGTGGTGGTTATAACCAGTTTACCCCATCGGTTACTGTAACAACCAAGGTGCCGGTATTAATAAAGAGTGCCAGGTTGTATATTGGGTATCCTGGTAAAATAACCTTTAGCGCAAGTACTTTAGCCGGGGCAGTGGTATCAACCACCACCATTAATGCTGCTGCAACGCGCACAACGCCGGGATTAGGCGTGCAAAACGACGACCCTAACGACCAGGGCAAGGTATACAACTTAAACCTGGCTTTGCCATCGGCAGGTACTTACCTTATATCTGTTAGCTATGCAGATAATGCAACCATTTATCGCAATAGTGCCACCGTTACAGGTTATCCGTTTAGTATAGGCAATATTTTTAGCATATCCGGCAATACCGTAACCTCAACAACCGATACTGCCGCTTACAAGGCATATTACTATTATTTTTACGATATGCATGTGCAAAGTTTAGATTGCCCGGGAGTGGCAAGAACTGCCGTTGCCGTAGTTAAGCCCATCATAACATTAAACGGAAGTGTTTTAACATCCAACTTTAGCCAGGGTAACCAATGGTACCTAAACGGCACGTTAATAGCAGGCGCAACAGGGCAAACCTATACCCCCGTGCGTAGCGGTATATACCGGGTTGATGTAACGGTAGCCAGCGGTTGTATATCAAAAGCCAACGATTTTAGTTTTGTATTACCCGCCAAAGATAACAGCAGCGATGGTGCCGAAATTGCCCTGGCCCTGTTCCCGGTGCCGAGCAACGGCAAAGTTAACCTTGCTTTTACTGCCGTTAAAGATGAGCAACTGTCAATTTCGGTAGTGAATATGTTAGGGCAGTACGCCTATAAAGATACCCGCAATATAACTGCTGGGCCATATAATACCATTTTAGATTTATCTGGGTTGGCCAGCGGGGCTTACTTTGTGCGCCTTGGCATTGGCGATAAAACGTATACCCGTAAAATATCTATTGTAAAATAGGCATGGTGCAAAAAGAAAATGGCCGCGAAACCTGGTTTCGCGGCCATTTTCTTTGGGGTTTCTTTTCTGGTTTAAAAGCAATATTTAATGCCTAAGCCAGGTGCAAGGTCAACAAAGGGGCCGCCCGATAGCTCTACCCTTGGGTTTAAATCCAAACTAACCGCTATGGGCGATTTAGGGATTATGTATTCCAGCCCGATAACACCATCAACACCCAATAAAAGCTGATTGTTGGCATAAGTGTTATTTGAACCGCCAAAGCGTTGGTATGAGTTACCAACCGAGCCAATGTGCGCGCCTGCGCCATAGTAAAATTTAAGCTCGGCTACGTTAAAGGCAGTTTGGTTTATCTCGTAAAGGCCGGTAATTACTACCCCACCCGAGCGGAAACCCAATATACCTTCCAGCGAAACATCGCCGCCGGCAAAATACTTTCCGGATATGCCGTTTTCGTACCCACCAAATTTTAAGCCTGCTGCAAACTGGTAGCTTGTTTGCGCGGTTGATTTTTTTGCTGTAAATAAAATTACATTAAACAGCAATGCAATAAGTAATAGCTTTTTCATATTAGCGTTTTGTTTTAAACGGGCAGTTTTTAAATATTGGTGCAACCGATGCCTTTAACGCCCCGGTTAACCAATTAAGTATTTGTTGAGCCTTAATTTCGTGCAAAAATAAACCAATGGTGTAATTATTATAACATTTATACTTAAAACAGTTTGGGTATAAACAAACTTTAAAATTTATATATTTGATTTTTTAGCTTCTAAAAGCAAACCAATTTTACGTAACCCTATCTTATTAATATTAACACTAAGGCCATGAGTATAACACGGGTTTTTGATCTATTACAATATAATTTGGAAAAATTTCCGAAGGCCGATATGCTGGCTCATAAAGCAGAAGGCGGCTGGACAAAATATGCTTCGCAACAGGTTATTGATACTATAAACCAGGTGAGTTACGGTTTACTGCAACTTGGAATAAAAAAAGATGATAAGGTGGCCATTATGTCGCCAAACAGGCCGGAGTGGAATTTTTGCGATTTTGGCATTATGCAGATAGGTGCCACCCAGGTACCAATGTACCCTACCCTGAGCGACGCCGATATTGAATTTATACTGAAGGATGCCGAGGTGAAGATGATCTTCGTTTCGGATAAAGAAATATATGGCAAAATAATAGCCATTAAGGATAAGGTAGCACCGCAATTAATTATTTATACTTACGAAAAAGTAAACGGAGCCAAACACTGGAGCGAGGTTTTACAATTGGGAAGCGAGCACCAGGAGCCTGATTTGCAGCAATACCGCGATAAAATACAACCCGACGATTTACTTACGCTCATTTATACATCGGGCACTACGGGCACACCCAAGGGTGTAATGCTAACGCATGGTAATTTGGTAAGTAATGTGCTGGAATCGTCCAAATTATATCCGCAGGAAATTAAGCGGGCTTTGAGCTTTTTGCCCATGTCGCATATTTTTGAGCGGATGGTAATTTACATGTACGTATATCTGGGTATATCTATTTACTACGCCCAAAGCATGGATACCATTGTTGCCGATATGCAGGATGTTAAGCCCCATTGCTTTACCACCGTACCGCGCCTGTTAGAAAAAGTTTATGATAGAATTGTTGCCAAAGGGGCCGAATTAACCGGAGCAAAAAAGGCCATATTTTATTGGGCACTTGATTTGGGTTTGAAATATGAATTAGACGGAGCAAACGGGTTTTGGTATGAACTGAAACTTAAAATTGCCCGCAAACTGGTGTTTAGCAAATGGCGCGAAGCTTTGGGTGGCGAAATTATCGCCATCGTATCTGGCGGGGCGGCATTGCAGCCGCGTTTGGCCCGTGTATTTTGGGCCGCCGAAATAAAGATTTTAGAAGGCTATGGTTTAACCGAAACATCGCCGGTAATTACGGTTAACTTCCCGATGCAGGGCGGCACAAAGTTTGGCACCGTTGGCCCCATACTAAAAGGTGTTACCATTAAGATAGCCGAAGACGGCGAGATAATGGTAAAGGGCCCCAACGTAATGAAAGGCTATTACAAGCGCGAAGATGCCACCAGCGAAGCTATTGATGCCGACGGCTATTTCCATACCGGAGATATTGGCGAATTGGTAGATAACACTTACCTGCGCATAACCGACAGAAAAAAAGAGATATTTAAAACTGCCGGAGGTAAGTACATTGCCCCGCAAACTTTAGAGAACAAGTTTAAAGAGTCGCCGCTGATTGAACAGATCATCGTTATTGGCGAAAACGAGCGGTTCCCGGCGGCCTTGATATTGCCTGCCTTTGATGCACTAAAAGATTGGTGCGCTAAAAAGGGGATAACCTTTACCACCAACCAGGAAATTATTAAAAACCAACAGGTTGTTGAGAAATACAAAAGAGAGATAGAACGGTACAACGTTGGCTTTGGCCACTGGGAACAGGTTAAAAAGTTTGAACTGATTGCCGATGAATGGAGTATCAATACCGGTGAAATGACACCTAAATTAAGCTTAAAGCGTAAGGTGATATTAAAGAAATATGATAAATTAGTGCAAAAAATATATCAAAGCGTACAAGCACATGCATAAGCTATATCACCAAGCTAATATTTACATCCTGTTATTTTTTATAGCAGGATTTTTTTTGTTCGCCGGTTGCGCACGGGGGCAATTGGGTAAAAATAACACTGGCCATTATGATAATGGTGTTGTTGTTTGCGCCTATCCGGATGCATCGCAGGTTGGTGTTAATATTTTGAAAAAGGGAGGTAACGCTGTTGATGCCGCCGTAGCTGTGCAGTTTGCCCTGGCCGTTGTTTACCCGGATGCCGGTAATATTGGCGGTGGCGGCTTTATGGTTTACCGTTCGGCAACGGGCCAAACCAATACGCTCGATTTTCGCGAAAAGGCCCCGCAAGGCGCAATCACCAATATGTTTTTAGATTCGGCAGGTAACGTAGTGCCCAATATGAGTTTGGCTACCCACCAGGCATCGGGCGTACCCGGCTCGGTTGATGGCATGGTACAGGCTCACCAAAAATACGGCAAACTAAAATGGGCAAACCTGGTACAACCCGCTATTGATTTAGCCCGCAATGGGTTTAAACTAACCAAGGCAATGGCCGCGAGCCTCAACCACGAACAAGCTGATTTTAAAAGGTTAAACCCGGGCAAGGCATACTTTATAAAAGATACCCCGTACCAGGAAGGCGATATGCTGGTGCAGGAAGACCTGGCTAAAACATTGGAATTGATACGTGATAAAGGTCGCGAAGGTTTTTACGATGGTACTGTAGCCAGCCAAATTGTTGCCGAAATGAAAACCGGCGGCGGCTTAATTACCAAAGCCGATCTGCAAAATTATCACTCGGTTTGGCGCAAGCCCATTATCGGCAATTATAAGGAGTATAAAATCATCACCATGCCGCCACCATCAAGCGGCGGTATTGCTTTGCTGCAATTACTAAAATCGGTAGAAAATTACCCTTTAAAACGCTGGGGCTTTAACAGCGATTCCACCATACAACTAATGGTTGAGGCCGAACGCCGTGTATATGCCGACCGTTCTAAATACCTGGGCGATCCGGATTTTTATAAAGTGCCTGTTGATAGTTTGTTGCAACCAAAATACATTACCAGCCGCATGGAAAACTTTAACTGGGCCGCCGCAACACCAAGTTCCACCGTTTTGCCGGGTGTATTTGTAGGTTATGAGAGCGACCAAACCACCCACTTTTCTATTGTGGACCATGATGGCAATGCGGTATCAATCACCACAACATTAAACGGGGGCTTCGGCTCAAAAATAGTGGTTAACGGCGCAGGTTTTTTGCTTAACAACGAGATGGACGATTTTAGCTCGAAATCCGGCGTACCCAATATGTACGGATTAGTGGGTGGCAAAGCAAACTCCATACAACCCGGTAAACGCATGCTATCATCCATGACGCCTACCATCATAGAAAAAAACGGAAAGCTGTTTATGGTAGTAGGCACACCGGGAGGCTCAACTATAATTACATCGGTATTCCAAACCATAGTAAACGTAATTGAGTTTAACCAGGATATGCAACGCGCCGTAACCTCAAAGCGTTTCCACCACCAATGGCTGCCCGACGAAGTATACATTGAGAAAGATGCCATTGACAGCCTAACCAAAATTATATTAGAGAAAAAAGGCTATAAAATAACCGAACGCGGTAAAATAGGCCGCGTGGATGCCATATTACTCACCCCATGGGGATACTACGAAGCCGGTGCCGACCCGCGAGGGGATGATACGAAGATGGGATGGTGATTTAGCTGATAGCTTTTAGCTGCAAGCAACAAGCTTTGATTTTTTGAAAGAAATTATATGCGTAATTTTAAGGAGTACCTGGTGTGGCAAAAATCAATGGAATTAACGGTGGTTATTTATGATGTTACTAATAAATTTCCATCGGAAGAGAAATTTGGTTTGATCTCACAGATAAGGAGAGCGGCAGTTTCTATACCATCAAACATTGCTGAAGGCGCCGGTGCTTCTACCCAAAAACATTTTGGCGAATATTTGCAACGTGGTTTGGGTTCGGCCTTTGAAGTGGAAACGCAATTGTTGCTGTCAAAACGGCTCAATTATATTTCGGAGGATGTCGCTAATAAAATTATTGAGCAAATTGCTGAGGTGCAAAAAATGCTCGCAAGCTTAATTAAAATGCTTAAAGAGTAAGGCAAGCTAACGGCTTGTAGCTTAAAGCTTATAGCAAAAAAATTTCCTAACAATTATGCTTGCATATTAAAATGTTACTTTATATATTTGTTATGCTTGCATAGTAAATATGAACCAACAAGAAACCATCGATTATTATTTGAAAGTAGTTTGGCAAACGGTGGCTAACCGGTATAACCAGTTGGCATCCGAGTTTGGCATAACCCAGTCTATAGGTTATCTGCTTATCAACATCAATGATAAAGAGGGTACAACGGTGTCGCAGGTGGCGGCGTTGCTGGGCCTAAAATCAACCAGTTTGTCGCGTATGTTAACCAACCTGGAAGAGATGGGGCTAATTTACCGCGAATCTAACAAAGGCGATAAACGCTCGGTTAAAATACACCTAACCGATTTGGGCCGCGAAAAAAGGCATTTGGCCAGGGTTGTTGTACGCAAGTTTAACGACTACTTGAACACCCACATCAGCGAAAGCGATAAAAACCAGTTAACCGAAACATTGAAAAAAATTAATCAACTAACACTTGATTATAAACCCGAATAGCCTCACCCAAACCTCTCTCCAAAGGAGAGGGTTTTGGATGTGGTTATCGGCGGGAATTATATAAACTATTAAATAAAACTCCTTCTCCTTTTGGAGAAGGCTGGAATGAGGCCATGAAAAGATTAATTAAAAAAGTAGCTGTTTTAGGTTCGGGCGTTATGGGGTCGCGTATAGCGTGCCACTTTGCCAATATTGGCGTTGAGGTGTTGCTGCTTGATATTGCACCCAAAGACCTTACGCCCGACGAGCAGGCTAAAGGCTTAGCACTTGATAACCCGAAGGTGAAAAACCGCATTGTAAATGCGGCACTCGAATCGGCCATTAAGTCTAACCCGTCGCCGGTGTACACCAAAGCGGTAGTTAGCCGAATTACAACAGGCAATTTTGACGACAACATGAAAGATATTGCCGGTTGCGACTGGACTATTGAAGTAGTGGTTGAAAACCTGGATATTAAAAAGAAGGTTTACGACCAGGTTGAAAAATTCCGTAAGCCGGGCACTTTAATTACATCAAATACATCGGGCATCCCCATCCATTTGATGGCCGAAGGCCGCAGCGACGATTTTAAGGCCAATTTTTGCGGAACTCACTTTTTTAATCCGCCGCGTTATTTACGCTTGCTCGAAATTATCCCAACGCCGCATACCAGCGCCGAAGTGGTTGATTTTGTGATGCACTACGGCGATAAATTTTTAGGTAAAACAACCGTTTTATGTAAAGATAC includes:
- a CDS encoding NAD+ synthase, producing MMINIALAQLNYHVGNFESNTKKIISTIETARSNGADLVVFSELCVCGYPARDFFEFKEFIDLCEDAALQIAAVCADIACIIGLPTPNLRHQGKDLFNSAYFIENGKVKAVVNKALLPNYDVFDEYRYFEPETNFSCIDFKGHRIALTICEDLWNTIENPLYITRPMDMLIEQHPDVMINIAASPFAYNHDTERIDILSGNCTQYNLPLFYVNQVGAQTELIFDGGSLVFDAEGNMLDELPYFKEHVSYYKLDKGENGKAVVSYQHTGTFKPHHTSDIEQIHQGLLLGIRDYFYKSGFTRAILGLSGGIDSAVVCALAAEALGAENVMAVLLPSKFSSDHSIGDAEDLVKNLGCKSETIAIKNITDSFETALHPQFNTLPFNIAEENIQSRTRGVLLMAMCNKFGYILLNTSNKSEAAVGYGTLYGDMCGGISVLGDVYKTQVYQLANYINRDKEVIPLNSIVKPPSAELRPGQKDSDSLPDYDILDTILMEYVEHRKSSSEIINMGYDEQVVKRVIKLVNTAEHKRYQTPPILRVSPKAFGMGRRMPIVGKYLS
- a CDS encoding S8 family serine peptidase produces the protein MRKLYPRIFLFFVFVLLSNVALPQQILTDAFKAKELVGLSASLNTSNAASRKKAYDMARKKGWITFKVKPDGTTISLQGVDASGFPIYLTTYSNVIAAATTRTNTVQPGGTLDLNLNGSSAALANKLAIWDAGLVYTSHQEFAGKTITNRDGATSISDHSNHVAGTMIAKGVYAPAKGMAFGATSLISYDYNNDNTEMAAAASALLVSNHSYGYIAGWYYNDTQARWEWYGLPGDTEDYKFGFYDTNTRTYDQIAYNAPKYLIVIAAGNNRGETGPAVGTTYYGYASRTDATIVNKGLRPATISSNDGYDIISLTGTAKNVLTVSAVNPLPNGPATAADVQVAYFSSFGPTDDGRVKPDICGDGVNVLSTGVGSTDAYLTLSGTSMATPNVSGSLFLLQEYYAQKNSGNFMLSSTLKGLVCHTALDAGNPGPDYIYGWGLLDMSKAAQAITDNGTKSIVSEKTITQGQVQTYNVTASGVGPLRATIAWTDPAGTATAAGTLNSRTPKLVNDLDIRVSDGTTTYKPWVLSPTNPSANATTGDNVVDNVEQVYIANAVPGVSYTITVSHKGTLSSGSQAYSLIVTGIGGSVYCASGPSSSADSRINNFTLSNINNTPAPGCTTYSDYTSLTATLEQGKTYPLSLTVGTCGANFNKIAKVFIDWNENGNFTDAGELVATSGVINGVGTFNTNITVPATVVPGNVSLMRIVLSETSDATTIAPCGTYAKGETQDYKVTFTQASVDAGITAINTPAASGTCPANNSNVSVKVKNFGTSTLTSIPVTVTITSAQGVVTTLNETYTGSLAPLADDDFNLTGTFAAAGGATYTITATTTLAADPIASNNQTTATAVINNSPVITASSASFCTDAKTYNLSATGSGQVFWYKNISDVVPFTFGSNVITAQTPVNNTFYSGLNDFSANVGPATKNVFTGGGYNQFTPSVTVTTKVPVLIKSARLYIGYPGKITFSASTLAGAVVSTTTINAAATRTTPGLGVQNDDPNDQGKVYNLNLALPSAGTYLISVSYADNATIYRNSATVTGYPFSIGNIFSISGNTVTSTTDTAAYKAYYYYFYDMHVQSLDCPGVARTAVAVVKPIITLNGSVLTSNFSQGNQWYLNGTLIAGATGQTYTPVRSGIYRVDVTVASGCISKANDFSFVLPAKDNSSDGAEIALALFPVPSNGKVNLAFTAVKDEQLSISVVNMLGQYAYKDTRNITAGPYNTILDLSGLASGAYFVRLGIGDKTYTRKISIVK
- a CDS encoding AMP-dependent synthetase/ligase → MSITRVFDLLQYNLEKFPKADMLAHKAEGGWTKYASQQVIDTINQVSYGLLQLGIKKDDKVAIMSPNRPEWNFCDFGIMQIGATQVPMYPTLSDADIEFILKDAEVKMIFVSDKEIYGKIIAIKDKVAPQLIIYTYEKVNGAKHWSEVLQLGSEHQEPDLQQYRDKIQPDDLLTLIYTSGTTGTPKGVMLTHGNLVSNVLESSKLYPQEIKRALSFLPMSHIFERMVIYMYVYLGISIYYAQSMDTIVADMQDVKPHCFTTVPRLLEKVYDRIVAKGAELTGAKKAIFYWALDLGLKYELDGANGFWYELKLKIARKLVFSKWREALGGEIIAIVSGGAALQPRLARVFWAAEIKILEGYGLTETSPVITVNFPMQGGTKFGTVGPILKGVTIKIAEDGEIMVKGPNVMKGYYKREDATSEAIDADGYFHTGDIGELVDNTYLRITDRKKEIFKTAGGKYIAPQTLENKFKESPLIEQIIVIGENERFPAALILPAFDALKDWCAKKGITFTTNQEIIKNQQVVEKYKREIERYNVGFGHWEQVKKFELIADEWSINTGEMTPKLSLKRKVILKKYDKLVQKIYQSVQAHA
- a CDS encoding four helix bundle protein; this translates as MRNFKEYLVWQKSMELTVVIYDVTNKFPSEEKFGLISQIRRAAVSIPSNIAEGAGASTQKHFGEYLQRGLGSAFEVETQLLLSKRLNYISEDVANKIIEQIAEVQKMLASLIKMLKE
- a CDS encoding MarR family winged helix-turn-helix transcriptional regulator: MNQQETIDYYLKVVWQTVANRYNQLASEFGITQSIGYLLININDKEGTTVSQVAALLGLKSTSLSRMLTNLEEMGLIYRESNKGDKRSVKIHLTDLGREKRHLARVVVRKFNDYLNTHISESDKNQLTETLKKINQLTLDYKPE
- the ggt gene encoding gamma-glutamyltransferase, producing the protein MHKLYHQANIYILLFFIAGFFLFAGCARGQLGKNNTGHYDNGVVVCAYPDASQVGVNILKKGGNAVDAAVAVQFALAVVYPDAGNIGGGGFMVYRSATGQTNTLDFREKAPQGAITNMFLDSAGNVVPNMSLATHQASGVPGSVDGMVQAHQKYGKLKWANLVQPAIDLARNGFKLTKAMAASLNHEQADFKRLNPGKAYFIKDTPYQEGDMLVQEDLAKTLELIRDKGREGFYDGTVASQIVAEMKTGGGLITKADLQNYHSVWRKPIIGNYKEYKIITMPPPSSGGIALLQLLKSVENYPLKRWGFNSDSTIQLMVEAERRVYADRSKYLGDPDFYKVPVDSLLQPKYITSRMENFNWAAATPSSTVLPGVFVGYESDQTTHFSIVDHDGNAVSITTTLNGGFGSKIVVNGAGFLLNNEMDDFSSKSGVPNMYGLVGGKANSIQPGKRMLSSMTPTIIEKNGKLFMVVGTPGGSTIITSVFQTIVNVIEFNQDMQRAVTSKRFHHQWLPDEVYIEKDAIDSLTKIILEKKGYKITERGKIGRVDAILLTPWGYYEAGADPRGDDTKMGW
- a CDS encoding carboxypeptidase-like regulatory domain-containing protein is translated as MKKILVLYSIIASCFFAWQPAQIKQGISGRVYLKKGNQMPSPGIKIGEGKPVQTSVWIYNLTTTQQATDNGGYFTNIQTALVTKAQSNADGYYAIALPVGKYSVFVADNGKLYANRFNGKGEINAIEVKKDSVSHLSLTISVNAVY